GGGCCGCCGAAGCTCGCGGGCGGCCCGGGAGTTGAGTCGTCGGGCAGCAGGATGCCGCCCAGGAGCGCCCCGCCGACGCCCGTCGAGTGCGGGGTCGTCGTGAGGACGGGGGTGCCGTGGACCCGGACGTCCTGTTCGGCCAGATGCAGGGCGGTGCGGGCGAGGGTGTCGGCGGTGAGGGGCTCGTCGGTCAGGAGCCGGTGCGCGGACGCCAGGCGCGTACGGGCCTCGCTGCCCACCGCACCCCGGTGCGTCGAGACGAAGCCGGCCGCCGCGGCCGTGGCGCTCCGGGCGACCAGCTCACCGGCCACCGGCAGGACCCCGGCCCGCCCCGCCGCGACCGGAACGACGGCCCGCACGACGCGACGCAGGACGTCGAGGGGGTCGTACGGCCCGGTCGACAGCGTCTCGCGTACGGCGGCAAGGACGGCGTCGGCGTGCATCAGGCGCGACGTCAGCTCGCCGACGGGAAGGTCGGACACGACAACGCCGTCCGCCGCCCGGGTCACCCGCTCCCGCGCCCCCGCGATCTCCGCCTCCGCCCCCGTGAGGGTCGCCGGTACCAGCGTCTCGGCCGTCGACAGCTCCCCGGCGAGGCGGTCGACGGCGTCCACGAAGGTCGCCGCCTGGGCGATCGCGCCCTCGGCGGCGCGCAGATGGGCGGCGGCGCGGTCCGGCTCGCCCAGGTCGGCGCGCTGACGAGCCTGGTTGAGGTGGAGCGTCGTGAACACCAGGCGGTCCTTGGCCTGTTCGACGTACCCGACGACCGGGGCGGACGCCGTCGACGCGTACCGCCTGCCGAGTCGCGCCAGGGTCGCCTCCGCCGTCGCCGTACGGCCGGCCACCTCACGGAACCTGCCCTCCGCGACCTCCAGCGCCTTCCCGGTCCTGCACTCCGGACCGCGCACCGCGTCGAACGCCCCCGCCTCCGCGTCCAGCCGCCGTCCGGCCTCCGCGCACCGCCCGGCGATCCCGGCGAGCGCCTGCCGCCGGGCCGATGCCTCGGACGGGACACCGTCGTCGTACCGCTGCCGCATGGCGAACGCGGCCGACAGCTCCCACTCCGCCTCCCGCAGCGCCCGGACGAAGGGTTCCACGGCCTCCGGGCCCGACGCGGCCTCGGCGAAGGCGAGTTCCTCGCGGCTGGTGCGGACGCAGTTGTCGGCCTCCACCAGTAACGCCCGTGCCTGTTCGTCCGGTTCGGCGGGAGGTGACGGGGCGGCGGGCCTGCCGGACGGGAGGCCGCTGGGCGTGGTGCGCGTGCGGGTCCGCCGGCTCCTGCGCAGGTAGCCGTAGGCGGCCAGCACCACCGCCGTGCCCAGCGCGAGGAGCGGGAGGACGAAGTCGGCGATGGGCGTCTCCTCGACCTGGTCCTGCGCCGTCGGCTGCGGGGTGGCCGCGGCCCGGCGGTCGCCGCCCGAGGAGTCGGTCAGCTCCGGCCACAGCAGCCACAGGACCGCGATCACTGTGCCGAGAGTGGCGTGCGCGATCCGCGCGGGTGTGCGCGAGGCGGCACGCCGGGGTCGGCCGCGGATCGAGGAGGGCGTCACATTTCGGAGCGTATGAGCAGGAATGCGGCTCCGCGAGTGGGGTGCGTCCCTTACGTGGACGACGTGCGGGGCGAGCGCTCGAGCGGCGGCCCGCCCCGCGTCCCTACGTCACCCGTTCGTCGGACAGTCGTCAGGTGTGCTCTCCCTGGAGGGGTACCCCCGTTAGTTGTGGAGCGGCTGTGCGCGGCCTACGGTCCACGCCACTTCCCCTACTCCCTGTGAGGGTCACCCATCCATGCGAGCGCTACTCACCAGCAGGGTCGCCCGGCCGCGCCCTGCGGCCCGTCGCCGCACTGATCGACCAGCGCGTCGAGCGCGAGGTCCGGCGGGTCCTCGGCAACACCTCCTACGACGCGGTGCAACAGGAGCTGAAGAGGGTGCGCGCCCGGCAGCGCCCCCTGGAACGGTTCTTCGACGGGACCGGGCGGGGTGCCTCACGGTTGCCGTCGGCGCCGCACCGGAACCGGACCATCGGGGAGCTGACCCGTGTCACCGGCGACGGTGACGGCGCGGAGCGGGCCGTCGGCCAGGCGTTCCGGCTGCTCATCGCGATGGAGGCGCTGGGCGTCGGCCGTGTGGCCGGCGGCACGATGTTCGGCGCGGCCCTCATCCGCATGATGGAGCGGACGGGGCGGGATCCGCGGCTGACGATCGTCGATCCGCTGGCCGGTCAGCAGCTGCAGCCCGGTACCACCATGGGTGGGGACGTGACGGGCACGCCGGTGCGGGAGGCCGCCGTGCGCGCCCATCTCGCGCTGGTGGGCGCGGCCGGTGCCGCGGCCCGGATCCAGCAGGGCGTCTCCGAGGACCCCGAGGTGCGTGCCGCCGTCTCCGACCGCGCCTACGGCGTGATCGTCGTCGACGGCGACCACTCCGCCGAAGGCGTGGCCAAGGACCTGGAGTGGGCCGAGCAGATCATCGCCCCTGGCGGCATCGTCGTCCTCGACGACTTCGGGCATCCGAAGTGGCTGGGCATCAAGGAGGCCTTCGAGAAGCACATGGCCTCCGACACCCGGTTCACCTTCCTCGGACAGGTGGCGCACTCGGGGTACCTGCGGGGCTCACTCGGCTGACGCGGACCGCCGACGGATCTTGTTGCCGAGCCAGACCAGCGGGTCGTACTTGCGGTCGACGGCCCGCTCCTTCAGCGGGATCAGTGCGTTGTCGGTGATCTTGATGCCCTCGGGGCAGACCTCGGTGCAGCACTTGGTGATGTTGCAGTAGCCGAGGCCGTGTTCGTCCTGGGCCGTGCGTTTGCGGTCGAGGCCGGACTCGGCCGCCGCGTCCAGCGGATGCATGTCAAGTTCCGCGACGCGCATCAGGAAACGCGGTCCCGCGAACGCCTGCTTGTTCTCCTCGTGGTCGCGGACCACATGGCAGGTGTCCTGGCACAGGAAGCACTCGATGCACTTCCGGAACTCCTGTGACCGGTCCACGTCCTCCTGCATCATGCGGTACTCGCCGGGCCCCAGACCGGCCGGCGGCACGAAGGACGGGACCTCGCGCGCCTTCTCGTAGTTGAAGCCGACGTCCGTGACGAGATCCCGTACGACCGGGAAGGCGCGCAGCGGGGTGACGGTGATCGTCTCCTCGCGGTCGAACACCGACATCCGGGTCATGCACATCAGCCGGGGCCGCCCGTTGATCTCGGCGGAGCACGAACCGCACTTGCCCGCCTTGCAGTTCCAGCGCACGGCCAGGTCGGGGGCCTGGGTCGCCTGGAGGCGGTGGATGATGTCCAGCACCACCTCGCCGTCGTTCACCTCGACCCGGAAGTCCTCCAGGCCGCCCCCGTCCGCGTCCCCGCGCCACACCTTGAAGCGGGATTCGTAGCTGCTCACTCGTACAGCTCCTCTTCGGCGAGGTACTTGACCAGCTCCTCCTTGTCGAACAGGGCGAGCAGGTCGGGTCGGATGGGTTCGGTGGTCTCGCGGGTAAGGGTGATCTGGCCCCGGACCGGGTCCGTGGCCGCCAGGCCGCCCGTGGGGTCGGTGAGCCGGCAGAGCAGATTGATACGCCGCCACCTGCGGTCCATCGACGGGTGGTCCTCGCGGGTGTGGCCGCCGCGCGACTCGTTGCGCTCCAGCGCAGCCCGCGCCACGCACTCGCTGACCAGCAGCATGTTCCTCAGGTCCAGGGCGAGGTGCCAGCCCGGGTTGAACTGGCGGTGGCCCTCGACGCCCGCGCGGCGGGCCCGTACCCGCAGCTCGGCCAGCTTCTCCAGGGCCTGCTTCATCTCCGCCTCGCGGCGGATGATGCCGACCAGGTCGTTCATAGTCTGCTGCAGTTCCTGGTGGAGGGTGTACGGGTTCTCCGGCGGGCCCCCGGCGGGCTCCTCGATCTCCGCCTCGGCGGAGAAGGGGCGCAGGGCCTCCGCCGCCGCGCTGTCCACCTGGACGTCGTCCACCCGGGGCCGGGTCGTCGCCACCGAGGCCGCGTACTCGGCGGCGTACTGTCCCGCCCGGCGGCCGAACACCAGCAGGTCGGAGAGCGAGTTGCCGCCGAGCCGGTTGGAGCCGTGCATCCCGCCGGCCACCTCACCGGCCGCGTACAACCCCGGCACCCCGCGGGCCGCCGCCGAGTCGGAGTCGACGGCGATGCCGCCCATCACGTAGTGGCAGGTGGGCCCGACCTCCATCGCCTCGGCGGTGATGTCGACGTCGGCCAGCTCCTTGAACTGGTGGTACATCGACGGCAGCCGGCGCTTGATCACCTCGGCGGGCATCCGCGTCGACACGTCCAGGAACACACCGCCGTGCGGGGAGCCTCGGCCCTCCTTGACCTCGGTGTTGATCGCCCGGGCGACCTCGTCGCGGGGGAGCAGCTCCGGGGGGCGCCGGTTGGTGTCCGGGTCGTCGTACCAGCGGTCGGCCTCGTCCTCCGTCTCGGCGTACTTCTCCTTGAAGACGTCCGGGATGTAGTCGAACATGAACCGCTTGCCCTCGGAGTTGCGCAGCACGCCGCCGTCGCCGCGGACGGACTCGGTGACGAGGATGCCCTTCACCGAGGGCGGCCAGACCATGCCGGTCGGGTGGAACTGCACGAACTCCATGTTCAGCAGGGGCGCCCCGGCCAGCAGGGCCAGCGCGTGGCCGTCGCCCGTGTACTCCCAGGAGTTCGACGTGACCTTGAAGGACTTGCCGATGCCACCAGTCGCGATCACCACGGCGGGGGCCTGAAGGACGAAGAAGCGGCCCGACTCCCGCTCGTAGGCGAAGACACCGCTCACCCGGGAGCCGTCCTCGTCCTTGAGGACGCGGGTGACCGTGCACTCCTGGAAGACCTTCAGGCGGGACTCGTAGTCACCGGTCTCCTTGAAGTCCTCCTGCTGCAGCGCGACGATCTTCTGCTGCAGGGTGCGGATCAGCTCGAGGCCGGTGCGGTCGCCGACGTGGGCGAGGCGCGGGTACTCGTGGCCGCCGAAGTTGCGCTGGGAGATCCGGCCGTCCTTCGTACGGTCGAACAGGGCGCCCCAGGTCTCCAGCTCCCACACCCGGTCCGGGGCCTCCTGGGCGTGCAGTTCGGCCATCCGCCACTGGTTCAGGAACTTGCCGCCGCGCAGGGTGTCCCGGAAGTGCACCTGCCAGTTGTCGTGCGGGTTCGCGTTGGCCATCGCGGCGGCGATGCCGCCCTCGGCCATCACCGTGTGCGCCTTGCCGAACAGCGACTTGCAGATCACGGCGGTACGGGCGCCGCGCTCGCGGGCCTCGATGGCGGCACGCAGCCCGGCGCCGCCCGCGCCGACCACGACGACGTCCCACTGCTGTCGCTCCACCACGGACATCACAGGGCCCCACTCATCTAGAAGAAGCGCGGATCGTCGAAGACACCGGACGCGAGGAGATAGACGTAGAAGTCGGCGAGCGCCACGCTCACCAACGACGTCCAGGCGAGCAGCATGTGACGGGCGTTCAGCCTCCCGACCCACTGCCACATCCGGTAGCGCACCGGGTGTCTGGAGAAGTGCTTGAGCTTGCCGCCGACGATGTGCCGGCAGGAGTGGCAGGAGATCGTGTACGCCCAGATCAGCACGATGTTGACGAGGAACACCAGCGTGCCGAGGCCCATGTGGCCCCACGCGTAGTTCTCGTCGCGGAAGGCGAGCACGGTGTCGTACGTCAGGATGCCGGCGACGAGGATCGCGGCGTAGAAGAAGTACCGGTGGATGTTCTGCAGCACCAGCGGGAAGCGGGTCTCCCCGGTGTACTTCTTGTGCGGCTCGGCCACCGCGCAGGCCGGCGGGGACGCCCAGAAGCCCCGGTAGTAGGCCTTCCGGTAGTAGTAGCAGGTCAGGCGGAAGCCGAGCGGGAAGATCAGGATGATGATCGCGGGGGAGATGCCCCACCAGCCGCCGAAGATCTCCCAGTTCGGGCCCGCCTTCATCGGCTCGCAGTTCTCCGCCAGGCAAGGGGAGTAGAACGGCGATACGTACGGGGCCGCGTAGTAGTCGGCGTTCGCGAAGGCCCGCCAGGTCGAGTACACGATGAAGGCGAACAGCCCGGCGGCGGTGGCGGCCGGCGCCAGCCACCAGCGGTCGGTCCGCAGGTGCGGCGCGGCGATCGCGGCGCGGGACGCCGACCGGACGCCGCCCGGGGGACGGGGATCTGAGGTTGTGGGTTCCGTACCAGTGGCCAAGGTGTGACTCCGGTCGGTCGGGACTCGGATCGGTCAGGGTGCGCGTCGGTCGCGGGCGCCGAGTCCCTCGTCGTCCGTGTCGACCCACAGGCTGTTGTCGTACGGCGTGTCGGGAATGGTGACGAGCTCCGGACGCCGCTGCGCGGCCGGTGTGCTGGACGCCTCGCGGAGCAGCGCGACGCTCTCGCGCAGGTGCTCGCAGTCGGTGCGCACGCGGCGTATGTCGAGCCCGCCGGTGCCGAGCTGCTGCTCCAGGCGGCCCAGCGACCGGGACAGGTCGTCCAGACAGCGCTGCACCGATGTCAGTTCGTCGTGCACGGACATGACGTGACCTCACTTCCGTCGGCCCTGCGGCCGTGGGTGGCAACGGTCATGCGCCTGCGAGTGTTGCGCGTCACACCTGCCGCTGGGAAGGGACGTGCACCGATTGGCCGAGGCGTACAGGTGCATCCCGGGGTGCGTTGCGCCGCACGGGTGGGGTTACCGGCCGTCGCCGCCGTGTCGCCCGCTGTTGCTGAACCCTTTCCTCTTCAGTGGCCGCGTAGAGCCGAGAACATCTGATCAGCTCCATATACCGCCAAAAGTGATCGTAACCCCCGCGGCCCCCGGAGGTAACCAGAGATGTCCCACGACGGCGTCGGTCCGCGCGCAGTGCTGCGCTCGGTCGCCCTCCTCACCGCGGGTGTGCTCGCGGTGCCCGCGCTGACCGGATGCGGCTCGGACGACGAGGCCGGCAAGCCGCTGGCCGTACAGGACATCGCGCCCGCCGCCCGGGCGCAGGTCGCCGACGGCGGCACCCTGTACTGGGCCGTGGACGCCGTGCCGGACACGCTGAACACCTTCCAGGCCGACGCCGACGCGACCACCACCCGGATCGCCCAGGCGGTGCTGCCGTCGCTGTACCGGCTGGACGACAGCGGGCGGCCGGAGATCAACCCCGACTACCTGGAGTCCGCCGAGGTCGTCGAGACCGAGCCGCGCCAGGTGGTCCTCTACAAGCTCAACCAGCAGGCCGTCTGGACCGACGGCCGGGAGCTGGGCGCGGCCGACTTCGCCGCCCAGTGGCGGGCCCTGTCCGGGAAGGACAGCGCCTACTGGACCGCGCGCAACGCCGGGTACGACCGGATCGAGCGGATCGAGCGGGGCGGCAGCAACCTGGAGGTCAAGGTCACCTTCAGCCGGCCCTACGCCGACTGGAAGTCGCTGTTCTCGCCGCTGTACCCGAAGGAGGTCATGGGCACGCCCGATTCCTTCAACGACGGGGCCCGCAGCAAGCTCAAGGTCACCGCCGGACCGTTCACCGTGCAGCAGGTCGACCGGAAGAAGGACGAGGTCACCCTCGTGCGCAGCCCGCGCTGGTGGGGTGAGCCGGCCAAGCTCTCCAAGATCGTGCTGCGGGCCGTGCCGCGCGTGGAGCGGGCCGGCGCGCTGGCCGCCGGGACCGTGGACGTGGCCGACATCGACGCCGCCACCGCCCGGCGCGTCGAGATCGCCGGGCGCCCCAAGGGAACCGGGACGCCGCTGCAGGGCGCCAAGGCGGCGGAGGCCCCGGACACGGGGGCGCTGGCCCGCTACGAGGTCCGCAAGTCGCTGGAACCGGCCTACACCCAGCTCGCCCTCAACGGCGCCGGCGGTCCGCTCGCCGACGAACGGGTCCGCCGGGCTGTCGCCCGCGCCCTGGACCGCAAGGAACTGGCGGAGGTCGTCCTGAAGCCGCTCGGGCTGCCCGCGGTGCCGGTCGGCAGCCACCTCGCGCTGGCCGGGCAGGCCGCGTACGCCGACAACAGCGGGGCGCTCGGCGGCGAGGACACCAAGGAGGCACAGGCCCTGCTCGCCGACGCGGGATGGGTGCGCGGCGGACCGCTGAAGGACCAGACGAAGAAGGAGAAGGCGGCGGGTGCCGAGGGGCAGTCGGCGTCGCCCGGGTCCGAGCAGTCGGCGGGGGAGGACGACGGGACGTACATCGTGGGGGAGGAGGACGGCAAGGCGGGCGAGGAACCCGACGGGCGCGAGCCCGAGAAGGACCCCCGCAGTCTCGCCCAGGACGGCAAGCAGCACCTCCAGCAGGGCGGCGGGGCGCAGGGGGCGTACGCCCCCAAGGGCACCGCGGCGCCGGGGGCCGCGGCCGGGCCGCTCGCCAAGGACGGCAAGCCGCTCACCCTGCGGTTCGTGCTGCCCTCGGGAGCGGGGTCCGACACGCTGCACCAGGTCGCCGACCGCATCTCGCGCATGCTGCAGCGGGTGGGAATCCGCACGGAGACGACGAAGGTCTCCGACGAGAGCTACTTCAAGGACCACATCGCCAACGGCGAGTACGACCTGGCGCTGTACTCCTGGCCGGCGTCGGCGTTCCCCGCGACCGACGCCCGGCCGATCTACGCCAAGCCGGTACCGGCCGCCGACGGCTCCCTGAGCGTCGAGCAGAACTACACGCGGGTCGGCACCGACCAGGTCGACCAGCTCTTCGACCAGGCCATCGCCACGCTGGACGAGGAGGAGGCGCGCGACCTCGTGCGCAAGGCCGACTCCCGCATCTGGGCCGCCGCCGGCTCGATCCCCCTCTACCAGCGCCCGCAGCTCACCGCCGTCCGCAAGACCCTTGCCAACGCCGGGTCCTTCGGCTTCGAGACACCGGTGTACGAGGACATGGGCTTCTTGAAGAAGGCCCAGAAGGCGGCGGGTCCGCAGCGGGCGGACAAGGACTGATCAGGGCGCGTCCCGCGGCCGGCGCACTCGGTGCGGGTGGGGCGACGAAACGGCTCCCACCTGCACCGACGCATCCGCGCAAGCCCCAGTCGCGGCAGCCCCGTACCATGGGGTGAGGCCGTGGCGTGTCAAGCCCGGCAGGGCGCGCGTAACTCAGTCCTACGCGCAGCC
This region of Streptomyces chromofuscus genomic DNA includes:
- a CDS encoding class I SAM-dependent methyltransferase — translated: MRVTHPCERYSPAGSPGRALRPVAALIDQRVEREVRRVLGNTSYDAVQQELKRVRARQRPLERFFDGTGRGASRLPSAPHRNRTIGELTRVTGDGDGAERAVGQAFRLLIAMEALGVGRVAGGTMFGAALIRMMERTGRDPRLTIVDPLAGQQLQPGTTMGGDVTGTPVREAAVRAHLALVGAAGAAARIQQGVSEDPEVRAAVSDRAYGVIVVDGDHSAEGVAKDLEWAEQIIAPGGIVVLDDFGHPKWLGIKEAFEKHMASDTRFTFLGQVAHSGYLRGSLG
- a CDS encoding succinate dehydrogenase/fumarate reductase iron-sulfur subunit, whose translation is MSSYESRFKVWRGDADGGGLEDFRVEVNDGEVVLDIIHRLQATQAPDLAVRWNCKAGKCGSCSAEINGRPRLMCMTRMSVFDREETITVTPLRAFPVVRDLVTDVGFNYEKAREVPSFVPPAGLGPGEYRMMQEDVDRSQEFRKCIECFLCQDTCHVVRDHEENKQAFAGPRFLMRVAELDMHPLDAAAESGLDRKRTAQDEHGLGYCNITKCCTEVCPEGIKITDNALIPLKERAVDRKYDPLVWLGNKIRRRSASAE
- a CDS encoding fumarate reductase/succinate dehydrogenase flavoprotein subunit, whose product is MSVVERQQWDVVVVGAGGAGLRAAIEARERGARTAVICKSLFGKAHTVMAEGGIAAAMANANPHDNWQVHFRDTLRGGKFLNQWRMAELHAQEAPDRVWELETWGALFDRTKDGRISQRNFGGHEYPRLAHVGDRTGLELIRTLQQKIVALQQEDFKETGDYESRLKVFQECTVTRVLKDEDGSRVSGVFAYERESGRFFVLQAPAVVIATGGIGKSFKVTSNSWEYTGDGHALALLAGAPLLNMEFVQFHPTGMVWPPSVKGILVTESVRGDGGVLRNSEGKRFMFDYIPDVFKEKYAETEDEADRWYDDPDTNRRPPELLPRDEVARAINTEVKEGRGSPHGGVFLDVSTRMPAEVIKRRLPSMYHQFKELADVDITAEAMEVGPTCHYVMGGIAVDSDSAAARGVPGLYAAGEVAGGMHGSNRLGGNSLSDLLVFGRRAGQYAAEYAASVATTRPRVDDVQVDSAAAEALRPFSAEAEIEEPAGGPPENPYTLHQELQQTMNDLVGIIRREAEMKQALEKLAELRVRARRAGVEGHRQFNPGWHLALDLRNMLLVSECVARAALERNESRGGHTREDHPSMDRRWRRINLLCRLTDPTGGLAATDPVRGQITLTRETTEPIRPDLLALFDKEELVKYLAEEELYE
- a CDS encoding ABC transporter family substrate-binding protein, which gives rise to MSHDGVGPRAVLRSVALLTAGVLAVPALTGCGSDDEAGKPLAVQDIAPAARAQVADGGTLYWAVDAVPDTLNTFQADADATTTRIAQAVLPSLYRLDDSGRPEINPDYLESAEVVETEPRQVVLYKLNQQAVWTDGRELGAADFAAQWRALSGKDSAYWTARNAGYDRIERIERGGSNLEVKVTFSRPYADWKSLFSPLYPKEVMGTPDSFNDGARSKLKVTAGPFTVQQVDRKKDEVTLVRSPRWWGEPAKLSKIVLRAVPRVERAGALAAGTVDVADIDAATARRVEIAGRPKGTGTPLQGAKAAEAPDTGALARYEVRKSLEPAYTQLALNGAGGPLADERVRRAVARALDRKELAEVVLKPLGLPAVPVGSHLALAGQAAYADNSGALGGEDTKEAQALLADAGWVRGGPLKDQTKKEKAAGAEGQSASPGSEQSAGEDDGTYIVGEEDGKAGEEPDGREPEKDPRSLAQDGKQHLQQGGGAQGAYAPKGTAAPGAAAGPLAKDGKPLTLRFVLPSGAGSDTLHQVADRISRMLQRVGIRTETTKVSDESYFKDHIANGEYDLALYSWPASAFPATDARPIYAKPVPAADGSLSVEQNYTRVGTDQVDQLFDQAIATLDEEEARDLVRKADSRIWAAAGSIPLYQRPQLTAVRKTLANAGSFGFETPVYEDMGFLKKAQKAAGPQRADKD